From one Paenibacillus sp. FSL K6-1330 genomic stretch:
- a CDS encoding prolipoprotein diacylglyceryl transferase has translation MHNELIRIGPVTIYGYGLMIAIGILTAYKIVVNRTAPRQLELSHVSSLTFWSLLGGLIGAKLLFWITQINNIIHDPSLVLNFSEGFVVYGGIIGGIGVGYVYSKKKKINFLKYLDLFVPSLALAQGFGRIGCLLAGCCYGEETDGWFGITFHESELAPNDVKLIPTQILESLLSFSIFFILIYIARRKRPNGLIAGLYLIFYSSGRFIIEFFRGDIIRGQFGALATSQWIALAVILVTCIVFLTKAPKKDHDIRYGQS, from the coding sequence ATGCACAATGAACTCATTCGTATCGGACCTGTGACCATTTATGGATATGGATTGATGATCGCAATCGGAATCCTTACCGCTTACAAGATCGTTGTTAATAGAACCGCACCTAGGCAACTGGAACTTTCTCATGTTTCCTCTCTAACTTTCTGGAGCTTATTAGGCGGATTGATCGGAGCTAAGCTTTTGTTTTGGATAACCCAAATAAATAATATCATCCATGATCCTTCATTGGTTCTGAATTTTTCGGAAGGATTTGTGGTATACGGTGGAATTATCGGGGGAATTGGGGTTGGTTATGTCTATAGTAAGAAGAAAAAGATAAACTTTCTAAAATATCTTGACCTTTTTGTACCCTCCCTTGCATTAGCGCAAGGCTTTGGAAGAATTGGCTGCCTTCTCGCCGGCTGCTGTTATGGTGAAGAAACGGATGGTTGGTTTGGAATTACGTTTCACGAATCCGAGCTTGCCCCGAATGATGTCAAACTCATTCCTACACAAATATTAGAGAGCTTACTCAGCTTTTCCATTTTTTTTATATTAATCTACATTGCAAGAAGAAAAAGGCCTAACGGCCTAATAGCAGGTCTATATCTCATTTTTTATAGTTCAGGGAGATTTATTATCGAATTTTTCAGAGGCGATATCATCCGAGGACAGTTCGGTGCCCTCGCTACTTCGCAGTGGATCGCACTAGCTGTTATTTTGGTCACTTGCATCGTATTCTTGACTAAGGCTCCCAAAAAAGATCACGATATAAGATACGGACAATCTTGA
- a CDS encoding GNAT family N-acetyltransferase: MITELNKSEFYKIRHITDKCKNIEVRAVVSGNNPGGVYVDHSTEPTAAFIWIEGQKGFQIVGDPQSISFLTGLEEYMRKHIEPKLQKQNINWVEIGLDPDPWDKTIQNIFQQRNISSDTQHVFTLRGNPQSIEFQDQEVNIQRISCELLKSRRLENHSFLESKILRFWDSTDSFLEQGFGYFVEDNNNVVSLCFSAFVVDKTHAIDIETLEQHKRRNYGAAVARAFVQECLQQGIHPYWDCTPDNTGSIRLAEKVGMSLDFDYQISYYGLS; this comes from the coding sequence ATGATAACAGAACTGAATAAATCAGAGTTTTATAAAATAAGACACATTACGGATAAGTGTAAGAATATCGAGGTTAGGGCTGTGGTTAGCGGAAATAACCCGGGTGGGGTCTATGTAGATCATTCAACAGAACCCACAGCAGCATTCATTTGGATTGAAGGACAAAAAGGTTTTCAGATTGTTGGAGATCCGCAGAGTATATCTTTTTTAACAGGATTAGAAGAATACATGAGAAAGCATATAGAACCCAAACTACAGAAGCAAAATATTAATTGGGTCGAGATTGGCTTAGATCCTGATCCTTGGGATAAAACGATACAAAACATTTTTCAGCAGCGTAACATTTCGAGCGATACTCAACATGTGTTTACATTAAGAGGGAATCCTCAATCTATTGAATTTCAAGATCAAGAGGTGAATATTCAACGGATAAGTTGTGAGTTATTGAAGTCAAGGCGATTGGAAAACCATTCGTTTTTAGAAAGCAAAATATTACGGTTTTGGGATTCTACAGACTCTTTCTTAGAGCAAGGATTCGGATACTTTGTTGAGGATAATAACAATGTGGTGAGTTTATGTTTTTCAGCATTTGTTGTGGATAAAACGCATGCAATTGATATCGAAACTCTTGAACAGCATAAAAGAAGAAATTATGGCGCTGCAGTAGCTCGAGCATTTGTTCAGGAATGCCTACAACAAGGAATTCATCCTTACTGGGACTGTACTCCGGATAATACAGGGTCTATTCGACTTGCAGAGAAAGTTGGAATGTCCCTTGATTTTGACTACCAAATATCCTATTATGGTTTATCCTAA
- a CDS encoding FusB/FusC family EF-G-binding protein: protein MSTPFIRNHQFNVIKKQSEFLLKTLRTVADRKVLETVRYRAVTNAMEAFPSLTEDQKRMLSEISTIERAEDFQKYLNALEPYLEPYPTITLKQIQKLFPKNKKLKVPDLQSIDFRYVTYLGWVDIATNKLFIVYPFEGRFIGIEGRITPTNKKGYCLFCNRHQELALFSVKTKPAVASPDNLSFIGQYVCLDSQACNHSITDTGALEKFLLSASK from the coding sequence ATGAGTACACCATTTATTAGAAACCACCAGTTTAATGTGATTAAAAAACAATCGGAGTTCCTTCTGAAAACATTGCGCACGGTCGCGGATCGAAAGGTTTTGGAAACGGTTAGATATCGTGCCGTAACGAACGCTATGGAAGCATTTCCGTCTTTGACAGAGGATCAGAAGCGGATGCTGAGCGAAATATCAACCATCGAGAGGGCCGAGGATTTCCAGAAATATCTTAACGCATTAGAACCCTATCTGGAGCCTTATCCGACGATTACGCTGAAACAGATTCAGAAGCTATTTCCTAAAAATAAGAAACTGAAAGTTCCGGATCTGCAATCGATCGATTTTCGATATGTAACGTATTTAGGCTGGGTGGACATTGCCACTAACAAGTTATTTATCGTATATCCGTTCGAAGGAAGATTCATCGGGATCGAGGGGAGAATCACCCCAACCAACAAGAAAGGGTACTGTCTGTTCTGCAACCGGCATCAAGAGCTTGCCTTGTTCTCGGTCAAGACCAAGCCAGCCGTCGCTTCACCAGATAATCTTTCTTTCATTGGCCAATACGTATGTTTGGATAGCCAAGCATGTAATCACAGTATTACCGATACAGGGGCACTTGAGAAGTTCCTTCTCTCCGCCAGCAAGTAA
- a CDS encoding GNAT family N-acetyltransferase — MEIELIPVTVQEKERLSNMYQFYHYDFSRYTNEDLNDDGTYGVNIDFYWEDDPRWNPYFIVSSGAIVGFLVVLFENLDTDPDPTHVIYDFMILKKYRRNGIGRTAAKQAFGLFNANWKVAQMESNISAISFWRKVISEFSKNNYTERYMEDSKKYIQEFSTKK; from the coding sequence ATGGAAATCGAACTTATTCCTGTTACAGTTCAAGAGAAAGAAAGATTATCAAACATGTATCAATTTTATCATTATGATTTTAGTCGATATACTAATGAGGATTTAAATGATGATGGAACATACGGGGTGAACATTGATTTCTATTGGGAAGATGACCCTAGATGGAACCCGTATTTCATAGTATCGTCAGGAGCAATTGTAGGATTCTTGGTTGTGCTTTTTGAAAACTTAGACACGGATCCAGACCCAACGCATGTAATTTATGATTTTATGATTTTGAAGAAATATAGAAGAAACGGGATCGGTCGCACTGCAGCTAAGCAGGCATTTGGGTTATTCAATGCAAATTGGAAAGTAGCTCAGATGGAGAGTAATATTTCTGCCATATCTTTTTGGAGAAAAGTAATCAGTGAATTTTCCAAGAATAATTACACGGAGAGATACATGGAAGATTCAAAGAAATACATTCAAGAATTCAGTACAAAGAAGTAA
- a CDS encoding GNAT family N-acetyltransferase, with amino-acid sequence MNHVRLVKPQLELEEEYLSFYQEWKESGENMIPWVISKDPSDFQGMLKELSNQEKGIGVKEGWVSDSTFWLVDHHHRVLGAANIRHQLTEHLYNAGGHIGYGIRPLERLKGYATKLLELSLIEAKKLGINDVLVVCDAGNVGSERTIIKNGGRPDTDYIEEDGNVIKRYWIKIT; translated from the coding sequence ATGAACCATGTAAGATTAGTTAAGCCTCAGCTAGAGCTTGAAGAAGAATATTTATCATTTTATCAAGAATGGAAAGAATCCGGTGAGAATATGATCCCCTGGGTCATAAGCAAGGATCCAAGTGATTTTCAGGGAATGTTGAAGGAACTCTCTAATCAAGAGAAGGGTATTGGTGTAAAGGAAGGCTGGGTCTCCGATTCAACCTTTTGGTTGGTCGATCATCATCATAGAGTATTAGGTGCGGCTAATATTAGACATCAATTAACCGAACATTTATATAATGCTGGCGGGCATATTGGCTATGGAATCCGCCCGTTGGAAAGATTGAAAGGCTATGCGACTAAACTATTGGAATTGTCCTTGATTGAAGCTAAGAAACTGGGGATAAACGATGTATTAGTTGTCTGTGATGCCGGTAATGTGGGATCGGAAAGAACTATTATCAAGAACGGTGGGAGGCCGGATACAGATTACATAGAGGAAGATGGAAACGTAATTAAAAGATATTGGATTAAGATTACGTGA
- a CDS encoding M56 family metallopeptidase produces the protein MNPTTRLRCTYALMIVFVSVVIVHMGIFITYQVRSGIFQGPVLNYALIDIVIVYTIVQLIWRSTRQLVLSHKWLKHFRANRHDKLSKRLNYKYRGWGTEIIVVQDNAFVALTISLLRPKIVVSTTVLEMFNDKEVKAILLHERYHCRNHDGLKSFFSTLLADAFGYLPIVKPILRYYQTWQELFADRFAIRKMGTELYLGSVLLKLAQLGKLRRYEAAVHFTDTTLQYRVMQVLEPDRGVNVPLALLKPFLRSCSILLLFMLTGDS, from the coding sequence ATGAATCCCACCACACGGCTAAGATGTACCTATGCACTGATGATCGTATTCGTTTCTGTTGTTATCGTACATATGGGAATATTCATTACCTACCAGGTCCGAAGCGGAATATTTCAAGGTCCCGTTCTGAATTACGCCTTAATCGACATTGTCATTGTATATACAATTGTTCAGCTCATTTGGCGAAGTACCCGGCAATTGGTTTTATCGCATAAATGGTTAAAGCACTTCCGTGCCAACAGGCACGATAAATTATCCAAGCGCCTGAATTACAAGTACCGCGGCTGGGGAACGGAAATCATCGTTGTACAGGACAATGCCTTTGTGGCTCTGACAATTAGTCTTCTGCGACCGAAAATTGTCGTGTCCACTACGGTTTTAGAGATGTTTAATGACAAGGAAGTAAAGGCAATTTTACTGCATGAACGATATCACTGTCGCAATCATGATGGTTTAAAATCGTTCTTTTCGACCCTGCTGGCAGACGCCTTTGGTTATTTACCAATCGTTAAACCGATTCTTCGGTACTATCAGACGTGGCAAGAGCTGTTTGCTGACCGATTCGCCATCCGAAAGATGGGCACGGAGCTGTATTTAGGCAGTGTCTTATTAAAATTAGCCCAACTTGGTAAGCTTCGGCGTTATGAGGCTGCCGTTCATTTTACGGATACGACATTGCAATACCGGGTCATGCAGGTTCTTGAGCCTGACAGAGGGGTGAATGTTCCGCTAGCCCTGCTGAAGCCTTTTCTGAGATCCTGCTCCATTTTGCTACTCTTTATGTTGACCGGGGATTCGTAA
- a CDS encoding alanyl-tRNA editing protein, whose amino-acid sequence MTKKLYYESAYIREWETRITRRLEREDGTYLVMEETAFYPHGGGQPCDLGWIDKIPVLDVVQEEGEILHRVERLPEKEEVSCRLDWNRRFDHMQHHSGQHLLSAICLEVCQAETLSFHLGQDYTTIDIARSDLSQAQLMMLELEINDQIYLNRKVTNYFVSREQAAALPLVKQPKVTGDIRIVEIEGIEYNACGGTHVSATGEIGMIKLLRAEKQKGHMRIYFKCGYRALNEFNAGMEILGSLSARFNTGKEEILDRIAKWDQEQKQLQAELNAVKAENDAYLAGKLLADRQGRLIKHVFADKPLKDMQNLAAKLTEEAELIVLFVSNADNKLVLAQGGKSGLACGAFFKQYLADYSGKGGGSDKMAQAGFATGEDAMAFYHFAAQSLNQSAEE is encoded by the coding sequence ATGACGAAGAAGCTATATTACGAATCCGCTTATATTCGGGAGTGGGAGACACGAATCACACGCAGACTGGAGCGGGAGGACGGGACCTATCTAGTAATGGAGGAAACGGCCTTTTATCCGCACGGTGGAGGGCAGCCCTGTGACCTAGGGTGGATCGATAAGATTCCCGTTCTTGATGTTGTTCAGGAAGAAGGAGAAATTCTGCATAGAGTCGAGCGTTTGCCTGAGAAGGAAGAGGTTAGCTGTCGTTTGGATTGGAATAGAAGATTCGACCATATGCAGCATCATAGCGGCCAGCATCTCTTGTCTGCCATATGTCTGGAAGTATGCCAGGCGGAAACACTCAGTTTTCACCTGGGTCAAGATTACACTACGATTGATATCGCCCGATCTGACCTGTCTCAGGCCCAACTGATGATGCTGGAATTGGAAATTAACGATCAGATTTACCTTAATCGAAAAGTAACGAATTATTTTGTGAGCCGGGAGCAGGCTGCTGCCCTGCCGCTTGTGAAGCAGCCAAAGGTAACCGGCGATATCCGGATCGTTGAAATTGAAGGTATCGAATATAACGCTTGTGGAGGTACACATGTCTCCGCAACGGGTGAGATCGGAATGATTAAATTGCTGAGAGCCGAGAAGCAGAAGGGGCATATGCGCATCTATTTTAAATGCGGATATCGAGCGTTGAATGAATTTAATGCCGGAATGGAGATTCTCGGCAGCCTATCGGCTAGGTTTAATACCGGAAAGGAAGAGATTCTAGATCGGATTGCAAAATGGGATCAAGAACAGAAGCAGCTCCAGGCTGAATTGAACGCCGTGAAGGCTGAGAATGATGCTTACCTGGCGGGAAAGCTGTTGGCAGACCGTCAAGGCAGGCTGATCAAACACGTTTTTGCGGACAAGCCGCTGAAGGATATGCAGAACCTGGCGGCCAAGCTTACCGAAGAAGCTGAACTTATCGTGCTCTTCGTGTCCAACGCGGACAATAAGCTAGTCCTCGCTCAAGGAGGAAAGAGCGGACTCGCCTGCGGTGCGTTCTTCAAGCAGTATCTGGCTGATTATAGCGGTAAAGGCGGGGGCAGCGACAAGATGGCACAGGCCGGTTTTGCCACCGGGGAGGATGCCATGGCGTTTTACCATTTTGCGGCCCAGTCATTAAATCAGTCTGCAGAGGAGTAA
- a CDS encoding GyrI-like domain-containing protein, which yields MKVVELHELKLVGIRVVCSGDQYVNEIPKASVKLKERLHEIHDVVTPARLVGAFFVEEVSEEEDGYWVCVEVNEIKKVPEEMVSLVIPKQKYAVQRHQGPNYEIRDTYEKLHHWIRENNHERLLRSWHLEISDEWGQGKVDDIEADLYDTIK from the coding sequence ATGAAAGTAGTCGAGCTCCATGAATTGAAGTTAGTCGGAATAAGAGTGGTATGTTCAGGTGACCAGTATGTCAATGAGATCCCCAAGGCTTCTGTTAAACTTAAAGAAAGATTGCATGAGATTCATGACGTTGTAACACCGGCAAGACTTGTCGGTGCATTCTTCGTTGAGGAAGTATCAGAAGAAGAAGATGGTTATTGGGTATGTGTTGAGGTAAATGAAATCAAAAAGGTTCCTGAAGAGATGGTTTCTTTAGTCATTCCAAAACAAAAATATGCAGTCCAACGACATCAGGGGCCTAATTATGAAATTAGAGATACATATGAAAAGCTCCATCACTGGATACGAGAAAATAACCATGAACGATTGCTGAGATCCTGGCATCTGGAGATTTCGGATGAATGGGGACAAGGGAAAGTGGATGATATTGAAGCAGACTTGTATGACACCATTAAATAG
- a CDS encoding NUDIX domain-containing protein, whose amino-acid sequence MEYQVPKQCISVSALVTNDRGEVLLLRTHWRSDTWEMPGGNVELGEPLDKAICREFLEETGIVIKPIGITGVYMNTTKQVLSICFRAQYISGEIKIQEDEILEARYIKIDQSNIEEYITRPQQRSRLLDAMNAACFVPFEAWEANPNYMLLHRLEGGWKPGKPDL is encoded by the coding sequence TTGGAATACCAGGTACCTAAACAATGTATTTCGGTTTCAGCTCTAGTCACTAATGATCGTGGTGAGGTATTGTTGCTTAGAACACATTGGCGTTCAGATACATGGGAAATGCCAGGTGGCAATGTTGAATTAGGGGAACCCCTTGATAAAGCAATTTGCAGAGAGTTTCTTGAGGAGACGGGCATCGTTATTAAGCCAATTGGTATAACCGGTGTTTATATGAATACAACAAAACAAGTTTTGTCTATATGTTTTAGAGCTCAATACATAAGTGGAGAAATTAAAATACAAGAAGATGAGATACTCGAAGCTAGATACATAAAAATTGATCAATCTAATATCGAGGAATACATAACGAGACCGCAGCAAAGATCTAGATTATTAGATGCGATGAATGCAGCATGTTTTGTGCCCTTTGAAGCTTGGGAAGCAAACCCCAATTATATGTTGTTACATAGATTGGAAGGTGGTTGGAAACCAGGTAAACCGGATCTTTAG
- a CDS encoding GNAT family N-acetyltransferase, producing MNLEYKINDNCIVSEVEEVFIRSGIRRPVGDSDRIHRMIDNADEIITVREGSKLVGFLRAITDYSYCCYISDIAVDMDYQGLGIGKELIRVLRDKLGEDEIQYVLTSAPKAAGFYERIGFERADKAFVIKRKRN from the coding sequence GTGAATTTGGAATATAAAATTAATGATAACTGTATTGTCAGCGAGGTTGAAGAAGTATTTATTCGATCAGGGATCAGGAGACCGGTAGGCGATTCAGATCGAATTCATAGGATGATAGATAATGCAGATGAGATTATAACGGTAAGAGAAGGAAGTAAACTGGTGGGATTTTTAAGGGCAATTACAGATTATTCATATTGCTGCTATATTTCAGATATTGCAGTGGATATGGACTATCAGGGATTAGGAATTGGCAAAGAACTAATAAGAGTATTGAGGGACAAATTAGGAGAAGACGAAATTCAATATGTCCTCACTTCAGCACCGAAAGCCGCAGGATTTTATGAGAGGATCGGATTTGAAAGGGCAGATAAAGCATTTGTAATAAAAAGAAAACGGAATTGA
- a CDS encoding DUF4275 family protein, which produces MIRKEIQLILDSLPERELQKIYWSIKIFQENYLYREKLIEKAVNISDVFDGATEIINRWDKTFTLNISEDVKESIYYSQYKWHIFSYEIQDCLKKHEARNAFNTESKDELYVMYQDSPDVFLYSNANAIVAEDFDSQQDIYIFDKNFTWTYVNTHEDMCGPYFYKVK; this is translated from the coding sequence TTGATCAGAAAAGAGATTCAATTGATTTTAGATAGCTTACCAGAAAGAGAATTGCAAAAAATATATTGGTCAATAAAAATATTTCAAGAAAACTATTTATACAGGGAAAAATTAATTGAAAAAGCCGTAAACATCTCAGATGTATTTGATGGAGCAACAGAAATTATTAATAGATGGGATAAGACATTTACACTAAACATTAGTGAAGATGTAAAAGAAAGCATTTATTACAGTCAATATAAGTGGCATATTTTTAGTTATGAAATACAAGATTGTTTGAAAAAACATGAAGCAAGAAATGCTTTTAATACAGAAAGTAAAGATGAATTATATGTAATGTACCAAGACTCCCCCGATGTATTTCTATACAGTAACGCAAATGCCATAGTCGCGGAGGATTTTGATTCTCAACAAGATATATATATTTTTGATAAAAACTTTACTTGGACGTATGTGAATACCCATGAAGACATGTGTGGGCCGTATTTTTACAAAGTGAAATAA
- a CDS encoding GNAT family N-acetyltransferase, translating to MRIATKEDMDQLIQMRWDFTLEDDLDGKLQNEIYSDFYEECYEFLLGAFQSDIWEIWVAEEDGMVVSNIYIELIHKVPRPGRITHPFAYMTNVYTKPDYRGKGIGSKLISKINEWAKENKYEFIIVWPSDGGVNFYKKNGYQHCKEPMQNMLCE from the coding sequence ATGAGAATTGCGACTAAGGAAGATATGGATCAACTCATTCAAATGAGATGGGATTTTACACTTGAGGACGATCTAGATGGAAAATTACAAAATGAAATCTATAGTGACTTTTACGAGGAGTGTTATGAATTTTTATTAGGTGCTTTTCAAAGTGATATTTGGGAAATATGGGTTGCTGAAGAAGACGGAATGGTCGTGTCCAACATATATATTGAACTCATTCACAAGGTACCGAGACCAGGAAGAATCACACATCCATTTGCATATATGACGAATGTATATACGAAACCTGATTATCGAGGTAAAGGAATAGGAAGTAAATTAATATCAAAAATCAACGAATGGGCAAAAGAGAACAAATATGAATTTATTATAGTATGGCCCAGTGATGGAGGGGTTAATTTTTACAAAAAGAATGGATACCAGCATTGCAAAGAACCAATGCAAAACATGCTCTGTGAGTAA
- a CDS encoding aminoglycoside phosphotransferase family protein — protein MNIDLRQTIQSTIERYISPTAEILSINDLELAYGLSAVALKRHEIRLRDTNDERTINLISKQATLIERRVLSHLFEQSANVPFSYTPDLISSNRVYLCMQDVDYKTDYSHLNYHLLQSNELLALSHIHAVNYQKSDKLSWLPFADPNHIEYALNEKWRPSWDEAKLDADFISTFGQYISEVEQSAKYIVKDIKEVLLDQSSLTLIHNDLHPGNTLIYNNKEVYFIDWEEARYGSLYLDISLRFREASQAENYRQLVNSRGLNLSKDIFTRHFNVASRYMGLRYMSWFLQVWKKEERWLNELNKYLKMAIS, from the coding sequence ATGAATATTGATCTCAGACAAACAATTCAGAGTACCATTGAACGATACATATCGCCAACCGCTGAAATTTTAAGTATTAATGATCTTGAGTTAGCCTACGGTTTATCAGCCGTTGCACTAAAGAGACATGAAATACGATTGAGAGATACTAATGATGAAAGAACTATTAATCTTATTTCAAAGCAAGCAACTCTGATTGAAAGGCGAGTGCTTTCACATCTTTTCGAACAATCAGCAAATGTACCTTTTAGTTACACACCTGATTTAATAAGTAGTAATAGAGTGTATCTTTGCATGCAAGATGTTGACTATAAGACAGATTACAGTCATTTGAATTATCATTTGCTTCAATCAAATGAACTATTGGCATTATCTCATATTCATGCGGTTAATTATCAAAAGTCGGATAAATTGAGTTGGCTCCCTTTTGCAGACCCCAATCATATTGAATATGCATTAAACGAAAAGTGGAGACCAAGTTGGGATGAGGCAAAGCTGGATGCAGATTTTATAAGTACATTTGGTCAATATATTTCTGAAGTTGAACAATCAGCAAAATATATTGTTAAAGACATCAAGGAAGTGCTTTTAGACCAAAGTTCCCTTACCCTCATACATAATGATTTACATCCTGGAAATACATTAATTTATAACAATAAAGAAGTATATTTTATTGATTGGGAAGAAGCGAGATATGGGTCTTTGTACTTAGATATTTCACTTAGATTTAGAGAAGCTTCCCAAGCGGAAAATTATAGGCAATTGGTAAATTCGCGGGGGCTGAACTTATCAAAGGATATTTTTACGAGACATTTTAATGTAGCTTCACGATATATGGGATTACGTTATATGTCATGGTTCCTGCAGGTATGGAAAAAAGAAGAGAGATGGCTGAATGAACTAAATAAGTATCTGAAGATGGCGATATCGTAG
- a CDS encoding DUF4083 family protein, protein MDFFWMAALSQIFIILLVILFLVGLFRFVNRLILHTKNTKESLRRIEDKIDRLNQELNKINE, encoded by the coding sequence TTGGATTTTTTTTGGATGGCAGCGTTATCTCAAATATTCATTATATTATTAGTTATATTGTTCTTGGTAGGATTATTTCGATTTGTGAATAGATTAATTTTACACACAAAAAATACAAAAGAAAGCTTGAGAAGAATAGAAGACAAAATAGATAGGCTAAATCAAGAATTAAATAAGATCAATGAATAA
- a CDS encoding haloacid dehalogenase: MTAKPQLVLDLAGVLISNFSTAVWLQLSEDSEISFQDIREQFDEIRKDIWTGKIKEDEFWEWMSLRMKQINKERARALLMQSLEPLPGLNYLAEWSEIADIHILSNHCKEWLEPILERVEPYTRSITISNQVRLRKPDIRIYQHVGKQFELGQTVVYIDDQEKNLKPVIELGWKTLLADKEHKWIEQVEPMLGKSLLLASREEGP; this comes from the coding sequence ATGACTGCAAAGCCACAACTGGTATTAGATTTAGCTGGTGTATTAATTAGTAATTTTTCAACTGCGGTTTGGCTGCAATTATCTGAGGATTCCGAAATCTCATTCCAAGACATTCGAGAACAATTTGATGAGATTCGAAAGGATATATGGACTGGAAAGATTAAAGAAGATGAGTTTTGGGAATGGATGAGCCTGCGAATGAAGCAGATCAACAAAGAGCGGGCCAGAGCGTTGTTGATGCAATCACTGGAACCGCTGCCAGGATTAAATTACTTGGCTGAATGGAGTGAAATCGCAGATATTCATATATTAAGTAATCATTGTAAGGAATGGTTGGAACCAATTTTAGAAAGAGTAGAACCTTATACAAGGAGCATAACGATTTCAAATCAAGTAAGGTTAAGAAAACCTGATATCCGAATTTATCAACATGTCGGGAAACAATTTGAACTAGGCCAAACGGTTGTTTATATTGATGATCAGGAAAAGAACCTAAAGCCTGTTATCGAACTTGGATGGAAAACCCTGTTAGCGGATAAAGAGCATAAATGGATAGAACAAGTTGAACCGATGCTAGGAAAGAGCCTTTTGTTAGCAAGTCGAGAAGAGGGCCCATAA
- a CDS encoding GNAT family N-acetyltransferase, translating into MLILERAIKSDAPKLAEIQKASFDDELKHFNNNEICGPLGYDSVSWQEEMMHSCEYFKVLYNGEIIGGAMIFIETNQVHNLGRIFIDPNYQNQGIGKKVMKEIEGSFPDSVKWWLDTPRWSVKNHNFYTKCGFTKVREEGDLYIFEKTI; encoded by the coding sequence ATGTTGATACTAGAACGAGCAATAAAAAGTGATGCACCAAAACTTGCTGAAATACAAAAGGCCAGCTTTGATGATGAATTGAAGCATTTTAATAATAATGAAATCTGTGGCCCACTAGGATACGATTCCGTAAGTTGGCAAGAAGAGATGATGCATAGTTGTGAATATTTTAAAGTGCTCTATAATGGAGAAATCATTGGGGGCGCAATGATATTTATAGAAACCAATCAAGTACATAATCTAGGGCGGATTTTTATTGATCCAAACTATCAGAATCAAGGAATCGGTAAAAAAGTAATGAAAGAAATTGAAGGAAGTTTTCCGGATAGCGTAAAATGGTGGCTTGATACTCCTAGGTGGAGTGTCAAAAATCATAACTTCTATACAAAGTGTGGATTCACCAAAGTCAGAGAAGAAGGTGACCTATATATTTTCGAGAAGACTATCTAG